Genomic segment of Arachis hypogaea cultivar Tifrunner chromosome 11, arahy.Tifrunner.gnm2.J5K5, whole genome shotgun sequence:
TGTAAATCCCATTGACATCcaatatttagaaaataaaataaaatatcaaaatcaatTGAATTACTGAATAGGCAATGTTATTTATCCAATCTGTTGTCATGTTATTTGAGACCAAGCATAGATACGGTTTTGGGGCAAGTTTGGGCCATTGTGTATTTGTGTGTGTATCATAGGATCATATCACATTAACGGATGTCTGaaaataatataaagataaaaaataatacaaaaaagggTGTGTTAATCTGATCTTACAAACAATAAAACGGATCTATCTCCTTAGAGTAATATTAAAACTCAAAAGAGGAAGCGAGTTCAGACAAGCGTTTGATCATCATAACGATAATTCAACAAACAACCGCAACCTGCTCTATCTTGAaatcaaaaacaacaaaaagaaggGTCTCCTTCTCTCACTCAATCATCAGATCAGATCCCAACAACGCAGATATGAATTCCAACCAAAACAAATCATCCCCTCTTTCACTCAACAACTACAATTTCGATTTCGATCTCGGCATCGGATCCAATCGCCCCAAATCCCTCAACGACCAGAAAACCCCCAATTCCTCCGCCCCTTCTTACTCCTCCTATTCTTATTCCTCCACCGCCACTTCCTCTTCCCAACCGAGGCCCTCCTGGCAACCCAACAAACCTGCATGGTCCCACAAGCCCGCCTCCGCTCCTGCCACTCAAACTGGGTTGCCCGGTGGTCCCCCTTCCATGGTCGGTGACATCTTCGGCAAGTCATGGGGTTCCACCCAACCTTCCGCTTCTGCCTCCGCCTCCGCCTCCACCGTCGGCATAGCTAACAAAAACCCTAACCTTTTCGGAGACCTGGTCACCTCTGCGCTTGGCCAAGGTCCCAGGAGCTCTTCCAATGTTCCTCTCAAAAACGCAACCCCTGCTTCCAAGCCTTCAGCTCCCGCCACTTCCACCTTTTCCATGGGAAAAATGGAAGATTCTTTGCCCAAAACTGCTAACACCGCACAGAGTAGTACAAATTGGGGATCTTCTGCCAATTTAGGGGGTTCTAGTACCGGGTATGGTGGTACCAGTATGAATTCCAACAAAAGCCCGAATCTTGGGGGTCCTTCATTAAGCACTATGGGTGTTGGTGGTTCAGCTGGTAGTGGATTCAGTTCCAGTAACAATGATCCGTTTAGTTCTCTGTCTGGTATTGGATCAAAGCAATCTGGTGCTGCCAGTCTTAATTCAGCTGCTAAATCCCAAAAGAATGATTTGGGGGATGATGGTTTTGGAGATTTTCAGAATGCTTACAAGCCGACCTCTGCAGCTTCTGGTAATGTTGGAATTGACATTGATTTTGGTGGATCTGCCACCTCGAATCAGACCCCAGTCCAGGGATCTGCTGGTGGTGCTGATCCAATGGACATGTTTTTCTCATCTTCCTCAGCATCTGCCGGAGGCACTGCTGCGGCTACGTCTCAAGGATTTGGAGGACAGGCATCTGCAGAAGTGGAAGATTGGGGTCTGGATTCTGAGTTTGGTGGAGGAGGGCATGATGTGGGTGGCACAACCACTGAGCTTGAAGGGCTTCCCCCACCTCCTGCCGGGGTGTCTGGTGCCGCTGCCAAAAACAAGGGGATGGACAATTACAAGCAGGGCCAGTTTGCTGATGCTATCAAGTGGCTTTCCTGGGCCGTCATCCTTCTGGAGAAAGCCGGGGATAACGCAGGCTCTGTGGAGGTTTTGTCATGCAGGGCTTCCTGTTACAAAGAAGTTGGGGAGTATAAGAAGGCAGTGGCAGATTGTACAAAGGTATACTTTGGCCTGTAGTATTACTTTGTGTTTAGAGTTTGAATTATATAGTATATAGTAGTTGTGAGATCTATAAATGTAGCTTTTTGAATCACTAATAGTGTGTTTAGTTTCCCTTCCCATATGGAATTCCAAACCATTAGTTTAGCTGAACTGCAAAAGACAAGCTTTAGTCCAAGTAATTCTCCAAATCGCAAACTACATGCTAAGTATTTGTTGACTTATGTAATTGAATGTTGTTTCTTGTTGGAGAAATGAATTAGCCGCCACAATATGGTATGGTATGCTATTGGCAAACTTATTTGCTAATGAAAAGAATGTCTCATTAGATCTATTTGGCTTACAATATGAGATCTTTTCCTGGCTTATAATGTCATATCTTTGTTGAGATCATAGGTAGCATGTGTATTGAGTTCAGCTATTGACTGTTGTAGTTGGGAGAGGTTAGGATTTCCCTGTACATTTAGGTTGGCTCCACGATGAATTGCTGCTATGAGCCTATGACTTCTAGGATGAATCAAACCACACCAATTTTTTCATCACCATTTATTTTCAAGTAAGTGTTTTCATCTTTATGTTGTTTTGTTTGCAGGTTCTAgaaaatgatgagaaaaatgtGTCCGTCCTTGTACAGCGTGCTCTCTTGTATGAGAGTATGGAGAAGTACAGACTTGGTGCTGAAGACCTGAGGACTGTGCTAAAGATTGATCCTGGGAACAGAGTTGCCAGAAGTACTGTTCACCGATTGGCTAAGATGGCCGATTAGTGATTATTTTTTCTCCTTTCATCCAATTTTTACAATATATAGGTCCATACCTACACCCTTACCCCCGGTAGCCATGATTGTCAGGGGGTTCATACGTATGAACTGCTTTTTTGATTTATGGTTAGCCTTCATATGCATTTCTCTGTGTCCTTTATTTCATTCTGGCTATCTCACGAGATTAATTTTCTCGTTTTCTTCAGAGACATAACAGCTAAACGTAATGTGAGTTTCCATATTCTTTTCCTATTTATGTTGTCCCAAGTGTTTAGATTGTTTGCATGTTATGAAAGTGTTTATTGGTTGCACTTTCGTTATTGAGTACCCTTGACGAATTCTtttggatataaagaatcaaccTTACGCCATGCTCCTCTTGAAGTCATCTATGGACATGAGATTTGTTCTGGGTTGTTATATGTAAAGGATTTTTTGGGTCTAGAAGTTCATGAGAATTTTATATAGACTTCGTTATTGTTCTGCAgcattctttcttttctatacgTGATGTATGCGCACTAATCAGTAAGCACATCAATTCTCTATTCCCTTCTCCAAAGAATATTTATACAAATAAATATCCAATTCAATCTCTATCTATGGTCTCAACGGATACTACTATCTCTGAATAAAATAATGACAATGCATTTCATAATCGTTCATACTAGAAAATAAATTGGTCTTTCATCCTGTAAATGGTTTGAGACCACTTTTGTCATTTTTCATTTGGTAAAATACCACGTTGTTTTTTAAGATAATATGTTATTTAGGTTGTATTTGTTTCGCAGAACAAGACACTGAAAACAAGATATAAAagacagaaatacaaaattttgtattcttgtatcctgtttggtgataaactagaacaaattatgaaaatttaatttattctcattttttttattcaaaaaatttaagatgaaaaatataataataaaaaaaatataattataaaatattaacaagaataattaaaaaaaatgaaaaataagttgtgtttcTTGTTAGTGTTTTCATGTCCTTCTTTTAgatagacacaaaatacactaattcaatgtTCTTAGACATTATTTCTATCCATATCTCTTCTGTCAAACATGATTATGTGTCTTTGTGTTTCTATCTTAGTGTCCTGTCTCTATAAACAAACGCACGCATATTATCATATGCAACTGACTTTTCTTCAATAAGGTTACTGGTTTTTCAATTCATCATACCGAACGCTAAAACTGGACGGTAAGAAAAATCCCTAATAGGCTAATACGCAACGGAAAAGTCCCTACCAAAACAATTCTAGTTACCATTGTTACTGTTTATATCAATCTTTGCATACAAAGAGTATGTAATCCTCCCAATTGCAAGTAAATTCCCATTTTAGACTTTTAGTCTTTCAAATTCGCACGATTATTTATTTTGgttctcaaaattcaaaatttttatagtAGTCAAATGCAGGCATCAATTTGGTCTCTCAATCCTTTCTGATGATGAGTAAGCAAACCGAGTGCAAAAATGACAAAATCTTGTCATGTTGGACTTTCCAACAATTAGGTGACATGACTATATTTGATTTTAGACCCTATTTAGTCTCTAGAACCCTAAAAttttcttccttctcctcctacTTTGCGCCGTCCTTCTCCTCTCGCTTCCCCTTTTCTACTTCCTTGTCTTCCACCCGATCTTTTTCCCATAGTAATATGATTCTTGCTTGCTGCAGCACCTTCTTTCCTTGCTTAGTGCATTTCATTTGTCTTATTTTTAGGTGGAACTAGCTTATTTCGATAATGGAGACATTCTTCGGTACGTAATAAAGAATCTCATCAAATAGTGAAGTCATTGTTAATGGAAAATTCTAAAGCCGGTTGCTGTTGCACGCTTTTCAGTTTTCATGTTGTAAAACGTGTGATAATAAGTTTTCAATAAATCGGAAAACATCCCTTTTTTTACTTCCTTGAGTTCCTTCTCAAGTGTTTATTAGTTATTTGGCTTATAAACAGTTACTGTATTGAGTTTAATGTCTTAATTTTTGTGTCATAACTTCGCCCATTGAAAAAAAAGAATGGGGGATAATCATATTCAGTAAagcaaaataaatagaaatttgaattttttgctaataatttttaaagatatCTACTTTTGACTGAATTATCGTAGTTATAGACACTCCTTCTATTTCAATAAcctcttttaaaattgataaaaaatccCACCAAAAAAATGAAATGATCAACAAAAGTATATTGctatgggaaaaggagagatcaTGTCAGAAAAAGGGAAAGAGCACGGCGGAGAAGGCGAAAGCAAAGAGGAAGTCAAGGAGAAAAGAATGAGTCGGGTGAGAGACAAGGAAGTAGAAAAGAAAGAACGAGAGGAGAAGGACGACGCAGaataggaggaagaagaagaagaaaaaaaagttagGGTTCCGGGGACCAAATGAGATCCAAAATCAAATGTTGTCATGTCATCTAATCGTTGGAGAGTCCAACGTGTCAAGATTTTGTTACCTCAGCACTCTATTTACTGACTCATCGTCAGAAAGGATCGAAAAACCAAATTAGTACCCGAACCTAAATCTGAAAGACcactataaaaaattttgaattttgaagactAAAATGGATAATCATGCAAATCTCAAGAACCAAAATGAAAATTTACTCTTTGGTGTTCCAGTTATAATAAGCCACTATTCTATTACTCCAATCCAAAACGCGTTCCTTTCTCTTGCTACGCCGTGACTCACTTCCACTACTTAACTATGATTCTATTAATTACCGATGGGTCATGGGCTCATGGCATGATTAAAAAATCAAAGTGtgcaaatatgaaaaaaaaaaaaaaaacaaaaaacaaacaaacatcaAGATCAATTTTTCCAATAAACTATTGGTAATAATAACGTAACCTAGTTTGTAATGTACAAGGCAATGGAATGTCCCTCAACCTCCTCGGAAAAGATATAAACCTTACAAAACAACAAACCAAAGAAGCAAAAAAATGACAAAGATTAGAATCGGGTTGCCACTTTCTTGACACAATTCGAGAAGAAACATATAGGAGTAGGGGTGGCAATCGGGTGGGTAGGAACCGGTTTTTGCTCTACCCAACCACGTCCCGCCGTACAACAACCGGCATAGAACCCGCCCCGCTTCTACCCGCAGGTAATAAAACGTTGAACTCTAATCTGCCCCTGCGGGTACCTGTCCCGCTCCTActcgcccctataattattaaaatttaataaataaaataaaatttcaaaatttatataaccatcatcacatacataacataaattaaagtaaaaatttaaatatgatacaatattattaatcatttactaattattttacatatattatacatattatatattaaaattatatatattatatatatagcggggcGGGTAGGGACGGATATTACCTCCACCCGACCCCGCCCGCCCCCCCCTCCCAAGAACCCACCCCGGTGCGGGGAGGATAATTACCCGCCCTGAGCGGGTAGGGGCGGgatgggtacccgcgggttcgggtgGTATTGCCATCGCTATATATGGGAGCAAGCAAAGAAACACACATACCCGGCCTTCATTTTAAGAAAGACTACTATTCAGCTAACAATAAATCATATCGTAAACACCGAACCCAACTTATACAAACAAGCATACGAATAAGTTACCACACAGAAGTTGAATGGTCATCGTGCTTTTGATCATGTAAAAATTCCTTATTCTATTAGCAATGAATCATACTCTGAGGTTGAGGCAATTTCGAACAAACAAGCCAACCAAACTACTGAAATCAAAAGAGCTCAAAAAGATTAAACACTTCAACTCCGGTAGGTTCAAACTTTAAACAACCAATCAATCCTACAGCATACACTGTACAAGTACAATGATGGCAGTAATAAGAGGGGGGGGAAATGTTCAAGAGTAATGTGATCATGATTCCTCGATTTTGGAATAAAGACAGTAATAATCAAGCATCTGCTATCTCTACATGGCATTCCAATTCAATAAGAACTATCATCATATCTGGCAaatattaaattgaaaataaaatcagtCCAAGAAGTATGAACTAGCAAATCAACAAATTGGGGTTAATCTAGCTGGAACTTTTTCCCTatcaccagaatccacaatcgcGCCATCCGCAAGGATTTGAACGATCCTCTTGAACGCGAAATGGATGCAATTCGAAAGCATGATCCAAGACAGCACCTGGTACACGAAATCGAACGCAGGGTCCGGAATCGAATGTTCATCCCAATCATTATGCCCGTCCCCAAACCTATTGAAATTCCAACCTCCGCCGCTTCCTCCGAACCCTCCGCCGCCGCCGCCTCCGAAAACACCATCGTCTCCGTCGCCAAAGAAAAAGCCCTCGTTTCCCTTGTCCCCGGCGCCATCGCCGGACAACTTGCGCTTCGTTCGTCGTTTTTTCCGAAGAAGCGTCCGACGCGGCACCCTGTACGATCTAGGCTTCACTGGCGGCGGCGCCACCGCGTCGTAAGGCTGAAGGATGGCCGAGATCTGGTCGGCGAGGGAATCGGTGACGGAAACGTTGCAGGTGGAATGGCAGCTACGGAGGACGCATAGGCCTTTCGCAGCGGTGACTGCGACGGTGTCAGCCGCAACGAGAATGTCCGCAATCATCGCCATGATCTCTCGCCGAACAGGGAATGAATGAATCTGTCAAAAGTGGAATTGAATTTTGACTttgagagaagagaaagaaaaagaggggAAGCAAAATAAGAATCGGAATAGGTTTGCTTTGAGGAATGTGAAGACTGCAAGTTTGGCCAAAACGCTAACGTGTCAGTTGGACTGTGACAGCGTCCTCTGTCGTTTTTAGGAAATCTCGTTATGTGGTCACAGGTCAACTGAGGTCCAATGGATCTGAATTGATTTTTTCAGTCATGGGTTAGGATTTTGGGCCAGCCCAATTACACTAAACAATGTGGTCATTACTCATTACCATCTGATCTGATTATTGCTTACCATTTTTTACCATGGGTGTATGTGTTTGTTTGAGCgcgttaaattaataaatttattttttattttttaaaatatttagtaaatttttaatagtaaaaataaaaatattaaaaaaatatttttttaaaaagttattatttatatttttttaaaaaatttaaaaaaaaaaaaatttttatataataaatgaacaaaaaaatatttttatcttattttatccaaataattaatagataaaaattttttttaaacataaaatcacttttacttttataaaagatcttttaaaaaaatatcatttaaaaaggATTTTTCTCGAGAACGGCGCCCAAACAAATAttatatcttttataattttacaatACCAAAAAatgtagaatttttttatttaaattaaataaatatatattatgaaaataTATGAAATATGAAGTAATTACGTAAATACGTAACTATACACATCTCGAACGCTGAGGAGTGAGACAAGAAATGAGCATATCTCGATGTTTGAGATTCCGTTCTGTGATTGGGCCGTACCGTGACATATCTTGAGTGCACCCAAGATATGTTTTAGGGGGTCTCAGTACCTGAAATACGTTTAAGATGTCTAATTGGAGCCTCAACATTCGAAATATGGTTGAGGAATGGGCTCTATAAATAGAGTTATTCTCCAAGATATCTTGGGTGCAGAGATACCTAAACCATAATACATATATTCGGGTGCTGAGAGTCAAATTACACGTTTAACCATATCTCGGATGTTAAGTCCCAAATTAGGGATGTTGCACGTATCTCGGGTGCTGAGATTCCATTCTAAAATTAAACATATTTTGGGTGCTCAGTACCCGATCTCCCATGTAAAATATATACCGAGTGCAGCTAGGATATGTCACGGCGTTGCTCGGTCATAGAATGAGATCTAAGACGCTGAAATATGCTCATTTTTAATCTTACTCTTCAGCATTCGAAATGTGCATGATTATGTATTTACAtaattactttatattttatgtatttacataatttatatatttatttaatttaaataaaaaaatttaaatatatatatatttttaatataaaagtaaCCATATATATAATTGTTCCGGgagttacctgaaacgttgatttgggcctgaacgtgaggtTCAGGTCTCTTAGTGTGGTAGCGTCCGTCCTCTTTAATGCCGATGTGCTGTTTGTCCGAATTCTTCGTGAAGAGGTTGAGGGTGGTACCTGTAAGGAACTCTAATGTTTAAGTGAGTAAGTATTTTAGATAGATTTTTAGTAGAGTAAAACGTAAGTTATACCTCAGGAtacagtatatttatagtagagtttgATGACCTTTCTAGTGACAGtagttctatcttatcttatatcttaAGAGTTTGTTGAGATATAGACATAGTAAAAGAGATTTGGAGAGACAATTACTTATATTTAAATAAGTATAAATCGATGCAGTGTCCGACCTTCCAAAAAAGCGAGTATCCAATAGAGGCCATTCTTTAAGGTAAACCTTGTATTTTTATTGGACCTAGTTTTATAATTTAGATCGAGGTATCAACGCTAATATTTGTGTTGAGTCTTTTAATTAGCAAACCAAACACGCTGGGAAATACTAATTGCACACGAGCTATATTTTTTCGTCCATATCTAACAGAggggaattaatttatttaatttcttgaaaaaaattacagTTTTGTGGAAAATATACTACTATGCTAGTAAAGATATAATATTTGAATGTATAAACTATAAACTGTATACAAATATACAGATACCAAAAAGTAGACATCATTAAgttaatattctattttaattataaatataaatttagtaATGAAAATCCTAAATGCGTTTTACATTCTTAAttcatcaaaaattaaaatttataattagattctATCAAAGTTAATCCCATTGTTAATCCACTAAAAATTGTAACTAAATatgcaaaataataaaattgctaTTGGCTTTTTGTGTGTAAAAGATTTGTCCATTTCAGTGGAAAAGAAGGTGGAAAGGGCAAagcgaagaaagaaaagaaagaagcgAAGCGAAGCCATGCACATGTCGAACCTCGACGTTCAAGCTGCCGTACCCGTCTACTTCTAATCAatcaaaattaaacataaataaagaaataaatctGTACGTGGATCGGATTCGAATCCACCCAAACACAGTTCATGGAATCGCGAATTGCCGGTGGCAGCAGCAGCAGCCACCAGTACCACCAAATTCAGCCGGAGGCTTCGACGTCGTCGTTCTGGCAACCGCCGGAGCCTAGTCGGATCTTCGATGAGTTGCCGGAAGCCACCATTATATCGGTGTCTCGGCCAGAGGCCGCCGACATTACCCCCGCTCTCCTATCTTACACCATTCTTTTTCGCTACAGACAGGTACGTCTTTCTCCCGTCTCCATTTCTTCTCAATTACGCGATCCCGAGATCACGTGACATAACTGCCGCACATGCCAGCTTCATGTTGAACAATGTtcactattatttatttatttatttatttatttacttattaatGTTCATTCCATCATCATCAGTTCAAGTGGCAGCTGGTGAAGAAAGCTTCCCAAGTGTTTTATTTACATTTTATGTTAAAGAAGCGCGCCTTTATTGAGGAAATTCATGAGAAGCAAGAGCATGTATGTCTTTAATCAGTTCTAATTTTCTATTGGAAGCTAAGTGCTTTTGTAGATTATTTATAATGTGATCCTGATTGATTACACCTTGCAAAAATTTGGATTTTAATGTAATCTTTGCTCAAATATTATATTAAAGGTTAAAGACTGGCTTCAAAATCTAGGAATAGGAGACCTTGCAGCTATGGTGCACATTGATGATGAAGCTGACGATGAAGTCATGCCTTTAAATAATCATCATGATGAAAGTGTTAAAGAAAGGTGATCACCCTCAACACCAGGATCTTAGAACTGCATCTATGATATCCTGTGTGGCTGGAATCGCTCATCAGTTGCTTTTTGTTCCAGAGATGTTCCATCTAGTGCTGCTCTACCAATTCTGCGGCCAGCTTTAGGAACACAAGAGACTACAGCAGACAGGGCAAAGATTGCGATGCAGGGGTATCTCAATCACTTTTTGGGAAATATAACTATTGTTAACTCGAGAGAGGTATGTGCTGTGCATTCACTTTGGAATTTCAAGGACTGTGCTTTAGTTTGTTAGTGTAACATGTGAAATGAAGGCAATTTGCTTCCATCTGAGGATGACCGAGGCACCCAGCTAGTATTAACTCATTTGCATGGACATCATAGCCAGATATAAGTATAATAACTAGGTATATCGCAAATACAAACTGATGAAAATTTAACACTGAGGCTTCATTCACTTCTTGCATGcttattcttttattcttcaatTTAACTTCATATCATATTTGACAGCCTTAATAAAAGAAAGCTTAAAAAAAGGCCAAACAgggggagaaaaaaaaaaaagaaaaggaaggggggaagagagggggggggggagaGATAGA
This window contains:
- the LOC112723114 gene encoding uncharacterized protein, with the protein product MAMIADILVAADTVAVTAAKGLCVLRSCHSTCNVSVTDSLADQISAILQPYDAVAPPPVKPRSYRVPRRTLLRKKRRTKRKLSGDGAGDKGNEGFFFGDGDDGVFGGGGGGGFGGSGGGWNFNRFGDGHNDWDEHSIPDPAFDFVYQVLSWIMLSNCIHFAFKRIVQILADGAIVDSGDREKVPARLTPIC
- the LOC112723111 gene encoding uncharacterized protein, giving the protein MNSNQNKSSPLSLNNYNFDFDLGIGSNRPKSLNDQKTPNSSAPSYSSYSYSSTATSSSQPRPSWQPNKPAWSHKPASAPATQTGLPGGPPSMVGDIFGKSWGSTQPSASASASASTVGIANKNPNLFGDLVTSALGQGPRSSSNVPLKNATPASKPSAPATSTFSMGKMEDSLPKTANTAQSSTNWGSSANLGGSSTGYGGTSMNSNKSPNLGGPSLSTMGVGGSAGSGFSSSNNDPFSSLSGIGSKQSGAASLNSAAKSQKNDLGDDGFGDFQNAYKPTSAASGNVGIDIDFGGSATSNQTPVQGSAGGADPMDMFFSSSSASAGGTAAATSQGFGGQASAEVEDWGLDSEFGGGGHDVGGTTTELEGLPPPPAGVSGAAAKNKGMDNYKQGQFADAIKWLSWAVILLEKAGDNAGSVEVLSCRASCYKEVGEYKKAVADCTKVLENDEKNVSVLVQRALLYESMEKYRLGAEDLRTVLKIDPGNRVARSTVHRLAKMAD